A single region of the Acanthopagrus latus isolate v.2019 chromosome 11, fAcaLat1.1, whole genome shotgun sequence genome encodes:
- the dcun1d4 gene encoding DCN1-like protein 4 isoform X2, whose amino-acid sequence MHSDAANFQLNSHLTTLASIHKIHHTLHRLNLTEDVGQDSHPSACCSRAMPPRKKRRPSAGDDMSAKKSRQDSVFRKHETSQIREEETFSSKRCLEWFYEYAGCDDVVGPEGMEKFCEDIGVEPENVVMLVLAWKLDAQSMGYFTLQEWLRGMGSLQCDSTERLRNSLDYLRSVLNDSTSFKLIYRYAFDFAREKDQRSLDLNTAKCMLGLLLGKTWPLFPVFNQFLEQSKYKVINKDQWCNVLEFSRTINLDLSNYDEDGAWPVLLDEFVEWYKERQMS is encoded by the exons ATGCACTCTGATGCGGCAA ATTTTCAGCTGAATTCCCACTTGACTACACTGGCCAGCATCCATAAGATCCACCACACCTTGCACAGGCTG AACCTGACGGAAGACGTTGGACAGGATAGCCACCCCTCAG CTTGTTGCTCCAGAGCCATGCCTCcgaggaaaaagaggagaccCTCTGCTGGAGATGACATGTCAGCTAAGAAAAGTCGTCAGGACAG CGTTTTCAGAAAACACGAAACATCACAAATCCGTGAGGAGGAGACATTTTCGAGTAAAAGGTGCCTTGAGTGGTTCTACGAATATGCAG GTTGCGATGACGTGGTGGGTCCGGAGGGCATGGAGAAGTTCTGCGAGGACATTGGAGTGGAGCCAGAGAAT GTGGTGATGCTGGTTCTGGCTTGGAAGCTGGATGCCCAGAGTATGGGATATTTCACTCTCCAGGAGTGGCTCAGAGGCATGGGCTCACTGCA GTGCGACtccacagagaggctgaggaaCTCGCTCGACTACCTGAGATCTGTCCTAAACGACAGCACCAGTTTTAAGCTCATTTACAGATATGCCTTTGATTTCGCTCGG GAAAAGGATCAGAGGAGTTTGGACTTGAACACAGCCAAGTGTATGCTGGGGCTTCTTTTGGGGAAGACGTGgcctctgtttcctgtgtttaaTCAGTTTTTAGAG cAATCCAAGTACAAAGTCATCAACAAAGACCAATGGTGCAATGTCTTAGAGTTCAGCAGGACAATCAACCTGGACCTCAGTAACTATGATGAAGATGGCGCCT GGCCAGTTTTGTTGGACGAGTTTGTGGAATGGTACAAGGAGAGACAGATGTCATAG
- the spata18 gene encoding mitochondria-eating protein produces the protein MADTLRRLANTSSFSVLQDKLESWHKDYHVISCDQNLNRCCELIELTAKIQGQLFAILNLTAAEGGHYAGVDTIKTRLLPWLGTCFSMARPSVTDDTSLQLIQDSVEKDRRIRELSASHDSEVQKLDTQLCSTRLQLDHVRAELADAHKELDDTKSKSATTLLATEDEILQLKADLRSAHDEVEIYRRKLGTLDDYERQIRLLRDEVSYVSTEKAMLQERLVRSRSPSPLPRLSRSSSPMRSESPTRAQLTHSSRHARLVSRFSDLYAVERLEAQTLLRRYITDLEMVQKIIFIAVVESFKTAKLAYRQFKLRVRKTLSPSHFGPESLEDAAVDYIVRNLDLYDVQSSVNDVINAMNVNPRISFPPEVDFVLISALIRDTCRMAFAMQTLAPPLDLAFASDGELYNEKKYRRSYDSEFTAPLVMHHVWPALMEGDAVIVKGEAVTRRGALWSRSRSQGASPVRSRSLSPSRSLAFKSKRSLSPERLTTSHL, from the exons ATGGCCGACACGCTGAGGAGACTGGCCAACACATCCTCCTTCAGCGTCTTACAGGACAAGCTTGAGAGCTGGCACAAAGACTACCAT GTCATTTCCTGTGACCAGAATTTAAATAGATGTTGTGAGCTGATTGAACTCACCGCCAAGATCCAGGGCCAACTGTTTGCCATCCTAAACCTCACAGCTGCTGAAG GTGGACACTACGCTGGAGTGGACACCATCAAAACCCGCCTGCTGCCATGGCTGGGAACCTGTTTCTCAATGGCGAGGCCCTCGGTCACTGATGACACCAGTCTACAGCTCATCCAG GATTCAGTGGAAAAGGACAGGAGGATCAGGGAGCTCTCTGCCTCCCATGATAGCGAGGTTCAGAAGCTGGACACTCAGCTGTGCTCCACTCGTCTGCAGCTGGACCATGTCAGAGCAGA ATTGGCCGATGCTCATAAGGAATTGGATGACACAAAGAGCAAATCAGCAACCACTCTGCTTGCCACCGAAGATGAAATATTACAACTGAAAGCAGA tttacgGTCAGCGCACGATGAGGTGGAGATTTACAGGAGGAAGCTGGGCACTCTTGATGATTATGAGAGGCAGATACGCTTGCTGAGAGATGAAGTGTCCTACGTGAGCACAGAGAAGGCCATGCTGCAGGAGAG GTTGGTGAGAAGTCGTTCTCCGAGCCCCTTGCCCAGACTGAGCCGCTCTTCCAGCCCCATGAGGAGCGAGTCACCCACCAGAGCTCAGCTCACACACTCTTCCCGCCATGCACGCCTCGTATCGCGCTTCAGCGACCTGTATGCTGTGGAGCGTCTGGAGGCCCAGACCCTGCTTCGACGCTACATCACTGACTTAGAGATGGTCCAGAAAATCATCTTCATTGCTGTCGTG GAATCCTTTAAGACAGCAAAACTGGCTTACCGTCAGTTCAAGCTGCGTGTGAGAAAGACACTGTCCCCGTCCCACTTTGGGCCAGAGAGTCTGGAGGATGCAGCTGTGGATTACATCGTCAGAAACCTGGACCTCTATGACGTCCAGAGCAGTGTCAAT GATGTCATCAATGCCATGAATGTAAACCCTCGGATCTCCTTCCCGCCAGAGGTGGACTTTGTCCTCATCAGTGCCTTGATCAGGGACACATGCAGGATGGCCTTTGCCATGCAGACGTTGGCCCCCCCTCTTGACCTGGCTTTTGCTAGCGATGGAGAACTTTACAACGAGAAaaa GTATCGTCGCAGCTATGACTCTGAGTTCACTGCTCCGCTGGTGATGCACCATGTGTGGCCGGCCTTGATGGAAGGAGATGCTGTGATAGTGAAGGGCGAGGCCGTGACTCGAAGGGGTGCCCTG TGGAGTAGAAGCCGGAGCCAGGGTGCCAGCCCTGTgcgctctcgctctctcagcCCATCTCGAAGTCTC gCATTTAAGAGCAAAAGAAGCCTGTCCCCTGAACGCCTCACAACCAGCCACCTGTGA
- the sgcb gene encoding beta-sarcoglycan gives MASEQESSNGPVKKSMREKAIERRSINKEHNSNFKAGYVPIEEERLHKTGLRGRKGNMAVCIVILLFLLALINLIITLVIWTVIRIGPNGCDSMEFHESGLLRFKQKADMGIVHPLHKSTVGGRKDQDLVLVGNNNPVVFQQGTTKLSVEKDKTSVVSDVGISFTDPRTQNTFFSTDFENHEFHLPKGVKVLSVKKASTERITSSATSDLNIKGDSKAIIRGNEGVNIMGRTVEFKMGGGIELKAENSIVLNGSVMFNATRIPNSVGDVYFDEGLERYKLCMCADGTLFRVQVKYHNMGCQTSENPCRKAH, from the exons ATGGCGTCCGAACAG GAGAGCTCCAATGGGCCTGTGAAGAAGTCCATGCGAGAGAAGGCTATAGAAAGACGCAGCATCAACAAGGAACACAACAGTAACTTCAAAGCAGGCTATGTACCCATAGAAGAGGAACGTCTCCATAAGACAGGGCTGAGAGGACGCAAGGGAAACATGGCTGTCTGCATCGTtatcctcctctttctcctcgcCTTAATTAATCTAATT ATCACTCTGGTAATATGGACAGTGATCCGGATCGGTCCTAATGGCTGCGACAGTATGGAGTTCCATGAGAGCGGCCTGCTGCGCTTCAAACAGAAGGCGGACATGGGCATCGTTCACCCACTGCACAAGAGCACAGTAGGAGGTCGTAAGGACCAGGATTTGGTTCTTGTCGGCAACAATAACCCG GTTGTGTTCCAGCAAGGCACCACTAAGCTGAGCGTAGAGAAGGACAAGACGTCAGTTGTCAGTGATGTTGGCATATCCTTCACAGACCCTCGTACACAGAACACGTTCTTCAGCACAGACTTTGAAAACCACGAGTTCCATTTGCCCAAAGGGGTCAAAGTTCTCAGTGTTAAAAAGGCGTCCACAGAAAGG ATCACCAGTAGTGCTACATCGGACCTGAACATTAAAGGGGATAGCAAGGCCATCATTCGTGGAAACGAGGGCGTCAACATCATGGGCCGGACTGTGGAGTTCAAAATGGGTGGAGGCATCGAGCTCAAGGCT gaGAACAGTATCGTCCTCAACGGATCAGTCATGTTCAACGCCACACGCATCCCTAATTCGGTTGGAGACGTGTATTTCGATGAGGGTCTGGAAAGGTAcaagctgtgcatgtgtgcagatgGGACTCTGTTCCGTGTGCAGGTAAAATATCACAACATGGGCTGCCAGACCTCAGAAAACCCATGTAGAAAAGCTCACTAG
- the LOC119028159 gene encoding leucine-rich repeats and immunoglobulin-like domains protein 3, producing the protein MFSWTQQNPLQTLIRAAGDEANRLTTLGVKRESQVLQQLERVETQVVMAVAQWPFVAAVLLLVSSGLVSSSPLPACPEPCTCQRAPLLNCSSSGLSLVPQHIQDSVTELDLSHNLLVSVTLDRQHHYLRNVWLGNNSITRLSLCMKRDSAGRHVRGRQLHGLKPWSRHGCVSWAPTLQLLSVERNLLEELPEGLEATESLQVLQLSFNRISTLQPGDLSPLWQLKELHLQHNLITRLHPQMFQDLAQLRVLDLSFNMLTSLHPLTYLSLRNIGADVRLDGNRWQCDCSMRSLRRRLAYDSSRGLRSWSVVCASPSVHSGRDLLQLEEDDLNCFGSENRPELHQDVTVYSGSEILLSCSAQGNSKKKMCKIT; encoded by the exons ATGTTCAGCTGGACGCAGCAAAATCCTCTTCAGACTTTgatcagagctgctggagaCGAAGCAAATCGGCTGACAACACTCGGTGTGAAAAGAGAGTCACAAgttctccagcagctggaaagagtggaaacacag GTTGTGATGGCAGTGGCTCAGTGGCCCTTCgtggctgctgtgctgctcctcgtctcctcggggctcgtctcctcctctcccctgcctgcctgcccggAGCCCTGCACCTGTCAGAGAGCCCCCCTGTTGAACTGTTCCTCCTCTGGCCTTTCCCTGGTACCCCAACACATCCAGGACTCTGTCACCGAGCTAGACTTGTCTCACAACCTCCTTGTCTCTGTAACACTCGACCGGCAGCATCATTACCTAAGGAATGTATGGCTGGGAAACAACAGTATCACACGCTTGTCTCTCTGCATGAAGAGAGACTCGGCAGGCCGTCATGTCAGGGGGAGACAGCTACATGGCTTGAAACCTTGGAGCAGACATGGATGTGTATCGTGGGCCCCCACCCTGCAGCTGCTATCTGTTGAGAGGAATCTGCTAGAGGAACTCCCAGAGG GGCTGGAAGCTACTGAGTCCTTGCAGGTTCTGCAGCTCTCCTTCAACAGGATCTCGACCCTCCAACCAGGGGATCTCAGCCCTCTTTGGCAGCTAAAAGAGCTCCACCTACAACATAATCTCATCACAAGACTCCATCCACAGATGTTCCAGGATTTAGCCCAGCTGCGG GTCCTCGATCTGAGCTTCAACATGTTGACCAGTCTTCATCCTCTGACGTACCTTTCTCTGCGTAACATCGGGGCGGATGTTAGGCTGGATGGCAACAGGTGGCAATGTGACTGCAGCATGCGCAGTCTCCGAAGGCGGCTGGCCTATGATAGCAGCAGAGGCCTGCGGTCCTGGAGTGTAGTGTGTGCTTCCCCCTCCGTCCACTCGGGCAGAGACCTTCTGCAGTTGGAGGAGGATGACCTGAACTGTTTTGGCAGTGAAAACAGACCAGAGCTCCACCAAGATGTGACGGTTTACAGTGGGTCTGAGATACTGCTGTCTTGTTCTGCACAAggtaatagtaaaaaaaaaatgtgtaaaataactTAA
- the dcun1d4 gene encoding DCN1-like protein 4 isoform X3 produces the protein MPPRKKRRPSAGDDMSAKKSRQDSVFRKHETSQIREEETFSSKRCLEWFYEYAGCDDVVGPEGMEKFCEDIGVEPENVVMLVLAWKLDAQSMGYFTLQEWLRGMGSLQCDSTERLRNSLDYLRSVLNDSTSFKLIYRYAFDFAREKDQRSLDLNTAKCMLGLLLGKTWPLFPVFNQFLEQSKYKVINKDQWCNVLEFSRTINLDLSNYDEDGAWPVLLDEFVEWYKERQMS, from the exons ATGCCTCcgaggaaaaagaggagaccCTCTGCTGGAGATGACATGTCAGCTAAGAAAAGTCGTCAGGACAG CGTTTTCAGAAAACACGAAACATCACAAATCCGTGAGGAGGAGACATTTTCGAGTAAAAGGTGCCTTGAGTGGTTCTACGAATATGCAG GTTGCGATGACGTGGTGGGTCCGGAGGGCATGGAGAAGTTCTGCGAGGACATTGGAGTGGAGCCAGAGAAT GTGGTGATGCTGGTTCTGGCTTGGAAGCTGGATGCCCAGAGTATGGGATATTTCACTCTCCAGGAGTGGCTCAGAGGCATGGGCTCACTGCA GTGCGACtccacagagaggctgaggaaCTCGCTCGACTACCTGAGATCTGTCCTAAACGACAGCACCAGTTTTAAGCTCATTTACAGATATGCCTTTGATTTCGCTCGG GAAAAGGATCAGAGGAGTTTGGACTTGAACACAGCCAAGTGTATGCTGGGGCTTCTTTTGGGGAAGACGTGgcctctgtttcctgtgtttaaTCAGTTTTTAGAG cAATCCAAGTACAAAGTCATCAACAAAGACCAATGGTGCAATGTCTTAGAGTTCAGCAGGACAATCAACCTGGACCTCAGTAACTATGATGAAGATGGCGCCT GGCCAGTTTTGTTGGACGAGTTTGTGGAATGGTACAAGGAGAGACAGATGTCATAG
- the dcun1d4 gene encoding DCN1-like protein 4 isoform X1 yields MTAVGRGCVDDIWRRDFQLNSHLTTLASIHKIHHTLHRLNLTEDVGQDSHPSACCSRAMPPRKKRRPSAGDDMSAKKSRQDSVFRKHETSQIREEETFSSKRCLEWFYEYAGCDDVVGPEGMEKFCEDIGVEPENVVMLVLAWKLDAQSMGYFTLQEWLRGMGSLQCDSTERLRNSLDYLRSVLNDSTSFKLIYRYAFDFAREKDQRSLDLNTAKCMLGLLLGKTWPLFPVFNQFLEQSKYKVINKDQWCNVLEFSRTINLDLSNYDEDGAWPVLLDEFVEWYKERQMS; encoded by the exons ATGACAGCTGTCGGACGGGGATGTGTAGATGACATTTGGCGACGAG ATTTTCAGCTGAATTCCCACTTGACTACACTGGCCAGCATCCATAAGATCCACCACACCTTGCACAGGCTG AACCTGACGGAAGACGTTGGACAGGATAGCCACCCCTCAG CTTGTTGCTCCAGAGCCATGCCTCcgaggaaaaagaggagaccCTCTGCTGGAGATGACATGTCAGCTAAGAAAAGTCGTCAGGACAG CGTTTTCAGAAAACACGAAACATCACAAATCCGTGAGGAGGAGACATTTTCGAGTAAAAGGTGCCTTGAGTGGTTCTACGAATATGCAG GTTGCGATGACGTGGTGGGTCCGGAGGGCATGGAGAAGTTCTGCGAGGACATTGGAGTGGAGCCAGAGAAT GTGGTGATGCTGGTTCTGGCTTGGAAGCTGGATGCCCAGAGTATGGGATATTTCACTCTCCAGGAGTGGCTCAGAGGCATGGGCTCACTGCA GTGCGACtccacagagaggctgaggaaCTCGCTCGACTACCTGAGATCTGTCCTAAACGACAGCACCAGTTTTAAGCTCATTTACAGATATGCCTTTGATTTCGCTCGG GAAAAGGATCAGAGGAGTTTGGACTTGAACACAGCCAAGTGTATGCTGGGGCTTCTTTTGGGGAAGACGTGgcctctgtttcctgtgtttaaTCAGTTTTTAGAG cAATCCAAGTACAAAGTCATCAACAAAGACCAATGGTGCAATGTCTTAGAGTTCAGCAGGACAATCAACCTGGACCTCAGTAACTATGATGAAGATGGCGCCT GGCCAGTTTTGTTGGACGAGTTTGTGGAATGGTACAAGGAGAGACAGATGTCATAG
- the ociad2 gene encoding OCIA domain-containing protein 2, with protein sequence MSSEATGQTITVKTEEAVAAAPGPAPGRGEWKCPMGDHHVHRDDVRKAWKECQEESFWYRALPFSVGSMAITGGLIYNGIWQSSKRFGPFPKLAVAGILGYAAGKASYAGTCRGKFKEIGLGDGPGFGPGFGPWSEGRRGGPFKNSGHGHRCHHVCEECKKKGEAAPVEEVKS encoded by the exons ATGAGTTCTGAAGCAACTGGACAGACGATAACAgtgaagacagaggaagcagtaGCTGCTGCGCCTGGTCCTGCTCCGGGGAGAGGGGAATGGAAG tgCCCTATGGGTGATCATCATGTCCACAGAGATGATGTGAGAAAGGCTTGGAAAGAGTGCCAGGAGGAGAGCTTCTGGTACAGAG CTCTACCCTTCTCTGTGGGCAGCATGGCCATCACTGGTGGTCTCATCTACAACG GCATCTGGCAATCATCAAAGAGATTTGGACCCTTCCCTAAACTAGCAG ttgCTGGGATCCTTGGTTATGCAGCAGGGAAAGCATCATATGCTGGAACTTGTCGAGGCAAGTTTAAGGAGATTGGCCTTGGGGATGGACCAGGATTTGGACCAGGATTTGGACCCTGGTCTGAGGGACGTCGCGGTGGACCTTTCAAGAACTCTGGTCATGGACACAG ATGCCACCATGTGTGTGAAGAATGTAAGAAAAAAGGTGAAGCTGCACCTGTAGAAGAAGTGAAGAGCTAG